In Mytilus edulis chromosome 4, xbMytEdul2.2, whole genome shotgun sequence, the following proteins share a genomic window:
- the LOC139521405 gene encoding uncharacterized protein produces MLNQLSKHKLDKAHNSFILALDGDVDFKPEAVQKLIDKMKKNSKVGAVCGRIHPIGSGPVVWYQQFEYAVGHWLQKASEHVFGCVLCCPGAFSLFLMDDNVLSMYITPPSEARHFIQFEQGEDRWLCTLMLQQGWKIDYAASADAKTFAPQTFQEFFVQRRRWAPSTLANIIDLLSSWRLLGAKFEQQTDDNKTSSSNLPPMGATSVPRKETRSQEVRQNPDAWQSKEYFGLKGKGIIKEDEIEFWQELLPVYLIPINEDKQKKKEIQKELKYLRNNVAFGILLVNFLFATAIFQLQNNEDQLKSFYILNEYEPLSVTFLVVFALVILLQFIGMLIHRWGTFLHLISSVRLWSFSKAKEEDARAEKAIKVTEKMQSADQEFDYHETISLSTISHDSRVKDFDIWEPDCDYPQDDEQTNNEYGRIFRQRFETIRGNKENRRIFCQNTGAKINHAHKN; encoded by the exons ATGCTGAACCAATTGTCTAAACATAAACTTGACAAG GCTCACAACAGCTTCATTTTGGCTTTGGACGGAGATGTAGATTTCAAACCTGAGGCAGTACAGAAATTGATAGACAAAATGAAGAAGAATAGCAAAGTTGGCGCTGTATGTGGACGAATACATCCAATTGGATCAG GGCCTGTTGTATGGTATCAGCAATTTGAATATGCAGTTGGACATTGGCTACAGAAAGCTTCAGAACATGTTTTTGGATGTGTACTTTGTTGTCCAGGAGCCTTCAGTTTATTTCTAATGGACGATAACGTATTGAGCATGTATATAACTCCTCCCTCGGAAGCACGCCATTTCATCCAGTTTGAACAAG GGGAAGACCGCTGGTTATGTACATTGATGCTACAACAGGGTTGGAAGATAGATTACGCTGCTAGTGCTGACGCCAAGACGTTTGCACCACAAACCTTTCAAGAGTTTTTCGTGCAGAGGCGACGATGGGCACCTTCAACACTTGCAAATATTATTGACTTGCTTTCATCGTGGAGG TTACTGGGAGCTAAATTCGAGCAGCAAACCGATGATAATAAAACTTCATCGAGTAATCTACCACCTATGGGAGCAACATCTGTACCACGTAAAGAAACAAGAAGTCAAGAAGTAAGACAAAATCCAGATGCTTGGCAGTCGAAAGAATACTTTGGACTAAAGGGAAAGGGAATTATAAAGGAAGATGAAATTGAATTTTGGCAAGAACTCCTTCCCGTGTATCTTATCCCAATTAAtgaagacaaacagaaaaaaaaggaaattcaaAAAGAACTAAAATATCTCAGAAATAATGTAGCATTTGGAATTCTTTTGGTGAATTTCCTGTTTGCAACGGCTATATTCCAACTTCAAAACAACGAGGATCAATTGAAGAGTTTTTACATATTAAACGAATACGAACCTTTGTCAGTCACTTTCTTAGTAGTGTTTGCATTAGTTATATTGTTGCAGTTTATTGGAATGCTCATCCACAGATGGGGCACCTTTTTACATCTAATATCAAGTGTACGTCTATGGTCTTTTTCAAAAGCAAAAGAAGAAGATGCGAGGGCTGAAAAAGCCATTAAGGTAACAGAAAAAATGCAGTCTGCTGATCAAGAATTTGACTATCATGAAACCATAAGTTTGTCAACTATATCACATGATTCAAGGGTAAAGGACTTCGATATTTGGGAACCAGATTGTGATTATCCACAAGATGACGAGCAGACAAATAATGAATATGGACGAATCTTTCGACAAAGATTTGAGACAATAAGGGGAAACAAAGAAAACCGtagaatattttgtcaaaatacaGGAGCTAAGATAAATCATGCGCATAAAAATTAA